GCTCAGCCGGAACAAAAGGTCACTTTTCATGCTTTATTTTCGGTGCAGAGCCGGATCCTGATTGTCCTTATTATTACAACCTTGATGCTGTTCGCCGTGTTCCTCTTGATTGGATACCGGCTATATAAGAAAAAATACTACAAGTCGGGAGGTGGCCTATGACGATACCGGATATATTAATGGTCATATGCGTGCTGTGTATCTGGTCCCTGCTGCTCGTTAATATCGCGCTGATTATCGCCGGCTACTTCTACTATATAAAGCTGGAGAACGAGAAGCCGCCCGAGCTTCTTCCCGGAGAAGAGCCCTTCGTGTCGATTATGGTACCGGCCCATAATGAAGGCAAGGTTATCGTCAAAACGGTAGAGTCGCTGCTTGCGCTCGATTATCCGCATGACCGTTACGAGATTATCGTGATTAACGATAATTCTTCGGATAACAGCAGCGTGCTGCTGGGTCAGCTGCAGGAGAAATACAAGGGGCGCAATCTGATTATCATTAATACCGATAACGTTACCGGCGGCAAAGGAAAGTCCAATGCGCTTAACATCGGCTTCACCCGAAGCAAGGGCGAGCTTATCGCCATCTACGATGCGGATAATACGCCGGAGCGGACGGCGCTTCGTTATCTGGTAGCCGAAATCGTGAATGACGCCAAGCTTGGGGCGGTTATCGGCAAGTTCCGGACACGGAACCGGGACCAGAACCTGCTTACCCGATTTATCAATATCGAGACGTTATCGTTCCAATGGATGGCTCAAGCCGGCAGGTGGAAGCTGTTCAAGCTGTGCACGATTCCGGGCACCAACTTCATTATGCGCCGCCATATCATCGAAGCTATCGGAGGCTGGGATACGAAAGCCATCGCGGAGGATACCGAGATCAGCTTCCGGATCTACATGATGGGTTACCGGATTAAGTTCCAGCCGAAGTCGGTTACCTGGGAGCAGGAGCCCCAGACGCTCAAGGTGTGGTTCAAACAGC
This region of Paenibacillus sp. JDR-2 genomic DNA includes:
- a CDS encoding glycosyltransferase family 2 protein, with the protein product MTIPDILMVICVLCIWSLLLVNIALIIAGYFYYIKLENEKPPELLPGEEPFVSIMVPAHNEGKVIVKTVESLLALDYPHDRYEIIVINDNSSDNSSVLLGQLQEKYKGRNLIIINTDNVTGGKGKSNALNIGFTRSKGELIAIYDADNTPERTALRYLVAEIVNDAKLGAVIGKFRTRNRDQNLLTRFINIETLSFQWMAQAGRWKLFKLCTIPGTNFIMRRHIIEAIGGWDTKAIAEDTEISFRIYMMGYRIKFQPKSVTWEQEPQTLKVWFKQRTRWAKGNIYVIVKNVPLLFRPEARRIRFDILYFLAIYFLLVTSLLTSDALLILHALGYVHTTIEGLSFYLWILAITLFVVGTFITLITEKGEMRPSNLVIILLMYVTYCQLWMLVAANGMFQYLKDVIFKREAKWYKTERF